Proteins from a single region of Stappia sp. ES.058:
- a CDS encoding IS3 family transposase (programmed frameshift), which produces MKASRFTDAQKAFIIKQGEDGTPVAEVCRQAGISQATYFNWKKKYAGMMPFEMRRMRELEQENARLKKIVADLSLDKEMLQDVIKRKPLRSGRKRTLVDVMRSEWAVSIRRACAAILLDPKTYRYTSRRPDQAALEQRIKEICQTRVRFGYRRVHVLLRREGWAINMKKTYRVYRELGMQLRNKTPKRRVKAKLREDRVEAVGPSDVWAMDFVHDQLATGRRIRVLTVIDTYSRYVPVLDPRFSYRGENVVETLERVCGRIGYPKTIRVDQGSEFISRDMDLWAYRRGVTLDFSRPGKPTDNAFIEAFNGWLRAECLNAHWFLSLADAAEKLEAWRRDYNEQRPHCAIGNKVPAALMKSAHATSP; this is translated from the exons ATGAAGGCATCGAGGTTCACGGACGCGCAAAAGGCGTTCATCATCAAGCAGGGTGAGGACGGTACGCCGGTGGCGGAGGTTTGTCGTCAAGCTGGGATCAGCCAGGCGACCTACTTCAATTGGAAGAAGAAGTATGCCGGGATGATGCCCTTTGAGATGCGGCGAATGCGTGAGCTCGAGCAGGAGAACGCACGGCTGAAGAAGATCGTCGCGGACCTGTCGCTGGACAAGGAGATGCTTCAGGACGTCATCAAGCGAAAGC CTCTGAGGTCTGGTCGGAAGAGAACGCTGGTCGATGTGATGCGATCGGAGTGGGCGGTCTCGATCCGCCGCGCCTGTGCGGCGATCCTGCTCGATCCCAAGACCTACCGATACACCTCGCGTCGGCCCGACCAGGCCGCTCTGGAACAGCGGATCAAGGAGATCTGCCAGACCCGTGTGCGGTTCGGGTACCGCCGGGTTCATGTCCTCCTTCGCCGGGAGGGGTGGGCGATCAACATGAAGAAGACCTATCGGGTCTACAGGGAGTTGGGCATGCAGCTGCGCAACAAGACGCCGAAGCGGAGGGTGAAGGCGAAGCTTCGCGAGGATCGCGTGGAGGCCGTAGGGCCGAGCGACGTCTGGGCGATGGATTTCGTGCACGACCAGCTGGCGACTGGCCGCAGGATCCGCGTTCTAACCGTGATCGACACCTACTCGCGCTATGTGCCGGTGCTTGATCCGCGGTTCAGTTACCGGGGCGAGAACGTAGTCGAGACACTGGAACGGGTCTGTGGCCGGATCGGGTATCCGAAAACGATCCGGGTGGATCAGGGCTCCGAGTTTATCTCCCGTGATATGGATCTGTGGGCCTATCGACGAGGCGTTACACTCGACTTCTCACGACCCGGCAAGCCGACCGACAATGCCTTCATCGAGGCGTTCAACGGTTGGCTGCGGGCGGAATGCCTGAACGCCCACTGGTTCCTGAGCCTTGCCGACGCAGCGGAAAAGTTGGAGGCTTGGCGTAGAGACTACAACGAACAGCGACCACACTGCGCAATCGGGAACAAGGTCCCGGCAGCGCTCATGAAATCAGCACACGCAACCAGCCCGTGA
- a CDS encoding LuxR family transcriptional regulator — translation MRNVFFSEVIDQLNAIEDSAQAMALLDRIRSSYGLKNVVYFAAQIPELTVREPYLAVTYDDAWVQHYKDRDYVSVDPVLSAGLQRMLPTDWSTFDRTSGPLKTFFGEAEEFGVGRQGLTMPIRGVNGEAAMLSITSEESDREWIRLRTHYMRDFQLIANVVHEMILRVERVQTVIPRLTRREIECLKWASEGKTYEEIAIILGIRRGTVQSYMEFSRLKLNAVNTTHSVTRALRLKII, via the coding sequence ATGCGAAATGTATTTTTCTCGGAGGTAATCGATCAGCTCAACGCTATCGAAGACTCTGCGCAGGCTATGGCGCTCCTTGATCGGATCAGATCATCTTACGGATTGAAGAATGTTGTATACTTTGCTGCGCAGATTCCAGAGTTGACAGTTCGTGAGCCATATCTCGCCGTTACCTACGATGATGCCTGGGTGCAGCATTACAAGGACAGGGACTACGTTTCCGTAGACCCGGTTCTGAGTGCTGGACTGCAACGAATGTTACCGACTGATTGGTCTACTTTCGACAGAACAAGTGGTCCCCTTAAAACATTTTTTGGCGAAGCCGAGGAGTTCGGCGTCGGTCGGCAAGGCCTGACGATGCCTATCCGTGGTGTAAACGGAGAAGCGGCCATGTTGTCCATCACAAGCGAGGAATCGGATCGGGAGTGGATCAGGCTACGGACGCACTACATGCGTGACTTTCAACTTATCGCAAATGTCGTTCATGAAATGATCTTGAGGGTTGAGCGGGTTCAAACCGTTATTCCACGGCTCACACGGCGGGAAATCGAATGTTTGAAGTGGGCCTCGGAGGGTAAGACCTATGAAGAAATCGCAATTATTCTCGGCATCCGGAGAGGAACGGTTCAGTCATACATGGAATTTTCTCGCCTGAAGCTCAACGCTGTCAACACGACGCATTCTGTGACTAGAGCGCTTCGTTTGAAGATAATCTAA
- a CDS encoding acyl-homoserine-lactone synthase, with protein sequence MYEIDRMHTIRAEVFHRRLRWDVHVDDGWEIDEFDSQNPLYMISIDPDTGDVRGSVRLLPTTGPNMLRDVFSDLLPQDLQIADPLIWESSRFSIDPEYACKARSAGPINEVTAELLLGMAEVGTLIRLRQIVSVYDATMARLFQRARCKAETIGTPMRFGRVMTYAGLFKTDDAMIDGLREASGITESVLEKTVPTDPLYALVA encoded by the coding sequence ATGTACGAGATCGATCGGATGCACACCATTCGAGCTGAAGTGTTCCATCGTCGTTTGCGCTGGGACGTACACGTGGACGACGGGTGGGAAATCGACGAGTTCGACAGTCAGAACCCGCTCTACATGATCTCCATCGATCCCGATACCGGCGACGTCAGAGGCAGTGTTCGGTTGCTGCCGACGACGGGGCCAAATATGTTGCGCGACGTCTTTTCGGATCTGCTTCCGCAGGATCTTCAGATTGCGGATCCGTTGATCTGGGAAAGCTCGCGCTTCTCGATCGATCCGGAATACGCCTGCAAGGCCAGGAGCGCCGGTCCCATAAATGAAGTGACGGCCGAACTTCTTCTCGGAATGGCGGAAGTCGGAACATTGATCCGTCTTCGTCAGATTGTCTCGGTTTATGATGCGACGATGGCGCGACTTTTTCAGCGGGCGCGTTGCAAGGCCGAGACGATCGGAACTCCGATGCGGTTCGGTCGGGTGATGACCTACGCGGGACTGTTCAAAACAGACGACGCGATGATCGACGGGCTGCGGGAGGCAAGCGGGATCACCGAGAGCGTTCTCGAAAAGACAGTCCCCACCGACCCGCTCTATGCGCTCGTTGCGTGA
- a CDS encoding recombinase family protein, with the protein MSRGALHLILRNQVYRGKITHKGNNYPATHAPIIAEALWEEVQQCLVARNRRLRSSTDAASIPTGKNASSLMGRVFDAAGHRWSKDLLSGRVPSLAEIARREGRNVVEISRSIGPSNATCCSMRTSSKRSRISAGDDVT; encoded by the coding sequence ATGAGCCGCGGCGCGCTGCATCTAATCCTCAGGAACCAGGTCTATCGCGGGAAGATCACGCACAAGGGCAACAACTATCCGGCCACGCATGCGCCAATCATCGCGGAGGCGCTTTGGGAGGAAGTTCAGCAATGCCTTGTTGCGCGAAATCGGCGTTTGAGGAGCAGCACCGATGCGGCATCCATTCCCACCGGCAAGAACGCCTCCTCGCTGATGGGGCGCGTCTTCGATGCCGCTGGACATCGGTGGTCTAAGGACCTCCTCTCGGGCCGGGTCCCGAGCCTTGCCGAAATTGCGCGCCGCGAGGGCCGCAACGTGGTCGAGATCAGCCGCTCGATTGGGCCGAGCAACGCGACTTGTTGCTCGATGAGGACATCGTCAAAGCGGTCGCGTATTTCTGCAGGCGATGATGTCACATAA
- a CDS encoding TetR/AcrR family transcriptional regulator encodes MTTDAERRGWTQNPEAVKQDILTVALSEFATNGLSGARVDTIASRTQTSKRMIYYYFGDKLGLYTRALEAAYFKVRDGEASLDLDHLPPREALARLVAFTFDHHRANPDFIRMVMIENIHNAENLAASKVIRDMNFAAIDKLARICRRGQEAGVFHAALDPVALHWQISAASFFNVSNRPTFSAIFGGELFEDPAQEEIRQQTVDAILAIACTPEATP; translated from the coding sequence ATGACGACAGATGCAGAGCGGCGCGGCTGGACGCAGAATCCGGAGGCGGTAAAGCAGGACATCCTCACGGTGGCGCTGTCGGAATTCGCCACCAACGGGCTGTCCGGGGCGCGGGTCGACACGATCGCCTCGCGCACGCAGACCTCCAAGCGAATGATCTATTACTACTTCGGGGACAAGCTGGGACTCTATACCCGGGCCCTCGAGGCCGCCTATTTCAAGGTGCGGGACGGCGAGGCCTCGCTCGATCTTGACCACCTGCCACCGCGTGAGGCGCTGGCCCGCCTTGTCGCCTTTACCTTCGACCACCACCGGGCGAACCCGGACTTCATTCGGATGGTGATGATCGAAAACATCCACAACGCCGAGAACCTCGCCGCCTCCAAGGTGATCCGCGACATGAACTTCGCCGCGATCGACAAGCTTGCCCGGATCTGCCGCCGCGGGCAGGAAGCGGGTGTGTTCCACGCCGCCCTCGACCCGGTCGCCCTGCACTGGCAGATCAGCGCCGCCAGCTTCTTCAACGTCTCCAATCGCCCGACGTTCTCGGCCATCTTCGGCGGCGAGCTATTCGAGGACCCTGCGCAGGAGGAGATCAGGCAGCAGACCGTCGACGCCATCCTCGCCATCGCCTGTACTCCCGAAGCCACGCCGTAG
- a CDS encoding shikimate dehydrogenase has protein sequence MNTDPAAETTLVRTGSLRMGLIGRGIQLSRTPAMHEAEAAAQGLTCRYDLIDTDAGTTDELSDILAWAEDEDFAGLNVTYPYKQAVIPHLHHLSDAARRVGAVNTVVFRGGERFGHNTDFWGFGENLRTGLAGAPLDDVLLIGAGGAGGALAHALNDMAVGRIRIADTRDGAAAALAHDVGPRAEPVGDLAGAAASATGIVNATPVGMAKLPGTPIDTGLLEPRHWVADIIYFPLETELLRCARALGCRTLDGEGMAVLQAVRAFQLFTGRPAEQSRMRATFRLLGEEAAP, from the coding sequence ATGAATACAGACCCTGCTGCAGAGACGACGCTGGTGCGGACCGGTTCATTGCGCATGGGCCTGATCGGCCGGGGAATCCAGCTGTCGCGCACGCCGGCCATGCACGAGGCGGAGGCCGCGGCACAGGGACTGACGTGCCGATACGACCTTATCGACACGGACGCAGGGACTACAGACGAGCTTTCCGACATTCTCGCGTGGGCCGAGGACGAGGACTTTGCCGGGCTGAACGTAACCTATCCCTACAAACAGGCGGTGATCCCGCATTTGCACCACCTGTCCGACGCGGCGCGGCGGGTGGGGGCGGTCAATACCGTCGTTTTCCGAGGTGGCGAGCGGTTCGGTCACAACACCGATTTCTGGGGCTTTGGAGAGAACCTGCGCACCGGCCTGGCGGGCGCGCCCTTGGACGACGTGCTCCTGATCGGCGCCGGGGGCGCAGGCGGGGCTCTGGCCCATGCGCTGAATGACATGGCCGTAGGCCGGATCCGCATCGCCGATACCCGCGACGGCGCCGCAGCAGCTCTCGCACATGATGTCGGACCCCGTGCCGAGCCGGTGGGCGATCTCGCCGGGGCCGCCGCCAGCGCAACGGGCATCGTGAATGCCACGCCTGTCGGCATGGCCAAGCTGCCCGGCACGCCGATCGATACTGGCTTGCTTGAGCCGCGCCACTGGGTGGCCGACATCATATATTTCCCGCTGGAAACCGAACTTCTGAGGTGCGCGCGCGCCCTGGGCTGCCGGACCCTTGATGGCGAGGGCATGGCGGTACTCCAGGCCGTCCGGGCGTTCCAGCTCTTCACGGGTCGGCCAGCCGAGCAAAGCCGGATGCGCGCCACCTTCCGCCTTCTGGGGGAGGAAGCAGCGCCATGA
- a CDS encoding bifunctional sugar phosphate isomerase/epimerase/4-hydroxyphenylpyruvate dioxygenase family protein: MKTGIATVSISGNLEEKIVAIAAAGFDGIEIFEQDFIADIRSPKAVGQRIRDAGLEVMLFQPFRDFEGLPGALRAKAFDRAERKFDVMQELGCGLVLVCSSVHPEALGGIDRAAADFAELGERAAARGLRVGYEALAWGRHVNDHRDAWEIVRRADHPNLGLVLDSFHTLARGIDPETIRRIPGDRIFFVQLADAPAIDMDLLYWSRHFRNMPGEGDLRVTEFTRAVMATGYSGPISLEIFNDQFRGGSPGTIAQDGYRSIVALMDDVRRIEPEAVPFLPHLPVPATVRDTAFIEFAAQGDDLVALQRLLDSLGFRRAGRHVSKAVWLWQQGDIRIVLNAETEGHAGASWSARGTTICDIGLYVGSAPDTVTRATALGAKLFSQPLGSGEVPIPAIRGLGGSVMHFIDDGALSELWDVEFLPEDEAATGVGLTRVDHIAQTMTYDEMLSWSLFYTTLFDMAKAPMVDVIDPDGLVRSRAIATPEGNFRITLNGAETHRTLAGSFLAEGFGGSVQHLALATDDIFATAVALRATGFSALPLSPNYFDDLAARFDLAPEVLARLRKENILYDADGNGEFYQLYSQPFAGQLFIEIVQRRGGYAGYGAPNAPFRIAAQKRLQRPKGMPAA; encoded by the coding sequence ATGAAGACAGGCATCGCTACCGTCTCCATCTCGGGCAACCTCGAGGAAAAAATCGTGGCCATCGCCGCCGCCGGCTTCGACGGGATCGAGATATTCGAGCAGGATTTCATCGCCGATATCCGCAGCCCCAAGGCCGTCGGACAGCGCATCCGGGATGCCGGGCTAGAGGTTATGCTGTTCCAGCCCTTCCGCGACTTCGAGGGGTTGCCGGGCGCGCTCCGGGCCAAGGCCTTCGACCGGGCCGAGCGAAAATTCGACGTGATGCAGGAACTGGGTTGCGGCCTGGTCTTGGTCTGTTCCTCGGTTCATCCCGAAGCGCTCGGTGGGATCGACCGGGCGGCGGCGGACTTCGCGGAACTGGGCGAGCGGGCGGCGGCGCGCGGCCTGCGTGTCGGCTACGAAGCGCTGGCCTGGGGGCGCCATGTGAACGATCACCGCGACGCCTGGGAGATCGTCCGCCGGGCCGATCATCCGAACCTGGGCCTCGTCCTCGACAGTTTCCATACCCTTGCCCGCGGCATAGACCCCGAGACCATCCGGCGGATCCCCGGCGACCGAATCTTCTTTGTCCAGCTGGCCGATGCGCCGGCCATCGACATGGACCTCCTGTACTGGTCCCGTCACTTCCGCAACATGCCGGGAGAGGGCGACCTCCGCGTGACCGAATTCACGCGGGCTGTGATGGCGACGGGCTATTCAGGGCCGATCAGCCTGGAGATATTCAACGACCAGTTCCGCGGCGGCTCTCCGGGAACCATCGCGCAGGATGGCTACCGCTCGATTGTCGCACTTATGGACGACGTGCGACGGATCGAGCCCGAGGCGGTGCCGTTCCTGCCGCACTTGCCCGTGCCGGCCACGGTCCGGGACACGGCCTTTATCGAGTTCGCCGCCCAGGGCGATGATCTCGTGGCGCTCCAGAGGTTGCTGGACAGCCTCGGGTTTCGCCGGGCGGGGCGACATGTCTCGAAGGCGGTATGGCTCTGGCAGCAGGGCGATATCCGGATTGTCCTGAACGCCGAGACCGAGGGTCACGCGGGGGCCTCCTGGAGCGCGCGCGGCACCACGATCTGCGATATAGGGCTCTACGTTGGCTCAGCTCCGGACACGGTTACCCGAGCGACGGCGTTGGGCGCAAAGCTCTTCTCGCAGCCGCTCGGCTCCGGAGAGGTCCCGATCCCGGCAATCCGGGGGCTCGGCGGGAGCGTGATGCATTTCATCGACGACGGCGCCCTCTCGGAGCTTTGGGACGTGGAGTTTCTGCCCGAGGACGAGGCCGCCACGGGCGTCGGTCTGACCCGGGTCGATCACATCGCCCAGACGATGACTTACGATGAGATGCTTTCCTGGTCGCTGTTTTACACCACGCTTTTCGACATGGCGAAGGCGCCGATGGTGGATGTGATCGATCCGGACGGGCTGGTGCGGAGCCGGGCCATCGCAACGCCTGAGGGCAATTTCCGGATTACGCTCAATGGTGCCGAAACTCACCGAACGCTGGCCGGCTCGTTCCTCGCCGAGGGCTTTGGCGGGTCAGTGCAGCACCTCGCCCTGGCCACCGATGACATATTCGCCACCGCCGTGGCCCTGCGCGCCACGGGGTTCTCAGCGCTGCCGCTCTCGCCGAACTACTTTGACGACCTTGCCGCCCGTTTCGATTTGGCCCCGGAAGTTCTGGCGCGTTTGCGGAAGGAGAACATCCTCTACGACGCTGACGGGAACGGAGAATTCTACCAGCTCTACTCGCAGCCCTTCGCAGGGCAACTCTTCATCGAGATCGTTCAACGGCGCGGCGGGTACGCGGGCTATGGGGCACCGAATGCGCCCTTCCGGATCGCCGCGCAGAAACGACTTCAGAGACCGAAAGGAATGCCAGCCGCATAA
- the dctP gene encoding TRAP transporter substrate-binding protein DctP produces the protein MTHLTRRTAIAVALAATTAFILPGAALAQDLPTLRLSSVVSENDIRAEAFAEIAEAVSDTFDMQVFNGATLVAQGSEMTSIQRGNLEMGLVAPQTIAEQIPEWSIVTSAYLFSDAAHLSATFDSDVGEELKGMAADVGIHILAPVYFGTRQVNLAPEIEVKTPEDLKGITMRMPGGDAWQFLGEAIGANPTPLAYAEVYTALQTGAIDGQDNPLPNDYNMKFYEVTSQIVLTGHLVGFDVLAISKELWDGFTPEQQEALQSAVDKAIATSTQRHLDREAELVQFFKDEGLRVYTPDRTAFRDYAQQKYLESEFAASWPEGMVNRINAIAK, from the coding sequence ATGACACACCTGACCCGCCGGACCGCGATTGCGGTCGCACTGGCCGCCACCACGGCCTTCATCCTGCCGGGCGCTGCCCTGGCCCAGGACCTGCCGACACTCCGGCTCTCTTCTGTCGTCTCGGAGAACGACATCCGTGCCGAGGCCTTCGCTGAGATCGCCGAAGCTGTCTCGGACACCTTCGACATGCAGGTTTTCAACGGCGCAACGCTGGTTGCTCAGGGGTCCGAGATGACCTCGATCCAGCGCGGCAATCTGGAGATGGGTCTCGTTGCGCCGCAGACCATTGCCGAGCAAATTCCGGAATGGTCCATCGTGACGTCGGCCTACCTCTTCAGCGACGCGGCCCATCTGTCTGCGACCTTCGACAGCGACGTCGGTGAGGAGCTCAAGGGCATGGCCGCCGACGTGGGCATCCACATCCTCGCCCCGGTCTACTTCGGCACGCGGCAGGTGAACCTGGCGCCGGAGATCGAGGTAAAGACGCCCGAGGATCTGAAAGGCATCACCATGCGGATGCCCGGCGGCGACGCCTGGCAGTTTTTGGGCGAAGCGATCGGCGCGAACCCGACCCCGCTGGCCTACGCAGAGGTCTACACCGCGCTCCAGACCGGCGCGATCGACGGGCAGGACAATCCGCTGCCGAACGACTACAACATGAAGTTCTACGAGGTAACGAGCCAGATCGTCCTGACCGGACACCTCGTCGGCTTCGACGTTCTGGCAATCTCCAAGGAGCTCTGGGACGGCTTCACCCCCGAGCAGCAGGAGGCCCTGCAGTCTGCCGTGGACAAGGCCATCGCCACCTCCACCCAGCGGCACCTCGACCGCGAGGCCGAACTGGTCCAGTTTTTCAAGGACGAGGGCCTCCGGGTCTACACGCCTGACCGGACCGCCTTCCGCGACTACGCTCAGCAGAAATACCTTGAGTCCGAGTTCGCTGCGAGCTGGCCCGAAGGAATGGTCAACCGGATCAACGCGATCGCCAAGTAA
- a CDS encoding TRAP transporter small permease, with protein sequence MSSSTSRPIRILRGVADAVPATLLAVMFVCFIIQVFMRYVIDSPVGWTVEVCVIAWLWILLWGQSVSADEPDEIRFDILYGSVSPGVRRWFRMTFSVLLVAIYAWSLPALWDFVTFMKIQETSYLDIPFSWVYSIALIFSVVSILRYSWIFWGSASWRDAGVSSVEDLGRGDFSE encoded by the coding sequence ATGTCCTCCTCGACCTCACGACCGATCCGCATCCTGCGCGGCGTCGCCGACGCGGTGCCGGCGACCCTGCTGGCCGTCATGTTCGTCTGCTTCATCATTCAGGTCTTTATGCGCTACGTGATCGACAGCCCCGTCGGCTGGACTGTCGAGGTTTGCGTCATTGCCTGGCTATGGATCCTGCTCTGGGGACAGTCGGTTTCGGCCGATGAACCGGATGAGATCCGCTTCGACATCCTCTACGGCAGCGTCTCGCCTGGTGTTCGGCGCTGGTTCCGGATGACCTTTTCGGTCTTGCTGGTCGCCATCTACGCCTGGTCGCTGCCGGCGCTCTGGGATTTCGTGACTTTCATGAAAATCCAGGAGACCTCCTACCTCGATATACCGTTCAGCTGGGTCTATTCTATTGCGCTGATCTTCTCGGTCGTGTCGATCCTGCGGTACTCCTGGATCTTCTGGGGTTCCGCTAGCTGGCGGGACGCCGGCGTCAGCTCGGTCGAGGACCTTGGCCGCGGGGATTTTTCGGAATGA
- a CDS encoding TRAP transporter large permease: MSWEFGVAVSLIVSLAIIGLPIGHAMLASSVFYLLLQGQDMSIAFEQMLTGLYGSYVLLAIPLFIFAADLMNVGSLSDKLLDFCRAFVGRFRGGLGHVNVVSSLIFSGMSGSAIADAVGMGRIIINLMTKDGKYPPAYAGAITAASAIIGPIIPPSIPMVLYALVSDTSIGFLFLGGVTPGLVLGIMLMAMNAWQARIHGYPVEESVPLRELPRVTLRAVPALLMPVILLVGIYGGVTTPTEAAALAALYAFLVSTVLYRSVSLRMAYKTVRNSAKSTAAVGFLIAGALAFNYVVTVEQVPNVIRDALGDTELTWVTFLLLVNLILLLLGCLLEANAILLVIVPIFLPTAISLGIDPVHFGVIVVVNTMIGLATPPYGLLLFVVTSITRSPIRETIRHLLPFLAIMIAGLVIITFLPDLVLWLPRLYGYGG, translated from the coding sequence ATGAGCTGGGAATTCGGTGTCGCCGTCTCCCTCATTGTCTCCCTCGCCATCATCGGCCTGCCCATCGGGCACGCCATGCTGGCCTCCTCGGTCTTCTACCTGCTGCTGCAGGGGCAGGACATGTCCATCGCCTTTGAGCAGATGCTGACAGGGCTCTACGGATCCTACGTTCTTTTGGCGATTCCGCTCTTTATCTTCGCCGCCGACCTGATGAACGTGGGCTCGCTGTCGGACAAGTTGCTGGACTTTTGCCGCGCCTTCGTGGGCCGGTTCCGGGGCGGGCTGGGGCACGTCAACGTGGTCTCTTCGCTGATTTTCTCCGGCATGTCCGGCTCGGCCATCGCGGATGCGGTCGGCATGGGCCGGATCATCATCAACCTGATGACCAAGGATGGGAAGTATCCCCCCGCCTATGCTGGCGCGATCACCGCTGCCTCGGCGATCATCGGACCGATCATCCCGCCGTCGATCCCCATGGTGCTCTATGCTCTGGTCTCGGACACATCGATCGGGTTCCTGTTCCTCGGCGGCGTGACGCCTGGCCTGGTGCTTGGCATCATGCTGATGGCAATGAACGCCTGGCAGGCCCGCATCCATGGTTACCCGGTGGAAGAGTCGGTGCCCCTGCGAGAGTTGCCCCGCGTGACCCTTCGCGCCGTCCCGGCCTTGCTTATGCCCGTGATCCTGCTTGTCGGCATTTACGGCGGCGTGACGACCCCGACCGAGGCGGCTGCGCTCGCAGCGCTCTACGCCTTTCTTGTCTCCACTGTCCTCTACCGCTCCGTCAGCCTGCGCATGGCCTACAAGACCGTCCGCAACTCGGCCAAGTCGACCGCCGCCGTCGGTTTTCTGATCGCCGGGGCGCTGGCCTTCAACTACGTGGTAACTGTCGAGCAGGTCCCCAACGTGATCCGCGACGCGCTGGGCGACACCGAACTGACGTGGGTCACCTTCCTGCTGCTCGTCAACCTGATCCTGCTGCTTCTGGGCTGCCTCCTGGAAGCGAATGCAATCCTGCTGGTCATCGTGCCGATCTTCCTGCCCACGGCGATTTCTCTCGGTATCGACCCGGTGCATTTCGGTGTGATCGTTGTGGTCAACACGATGATCGGGCTGGCAACGCCGCCCTATGGGCTGTTGCTCTTCGTGGTGACCTCGATCACCCGCTCGCCGATCCGCGAGACGATCCGCCACCTTCTGCCCTTTCTCGCGATCATGATCGCGGGGCTCGTCATCATCACCTTCCTGCCGGACCTCGTGCTCTGGCTACCGCGGCTGTACGGCTACGGTGGGTAA
- a CDS encoding type II 3-dehydroquinate dehydratase has product MTDTILIINGPNLDMLGTRQPEVYGHDTLADVEALCQRTAEDEGVAIDFRQSDSETEIMSWIKQGRGVTAGLILNPAGFTSTSIAILDALLIYDLPIIEVHISPLFRRDEFRQLSYPSKAASAKIEGCGIRGYEFALRKLAEWARG; this is encoded by the coding sequence ATGACTGATACGATCCTCATCATCAACGGGCCCAACCTCGATATGCTGGGCACCCGCCAGCCCGAGGTCTACGGCCATGACACGCTTGCCGACGTGGAGGCGCTGTGCCAGCGGACAGCCGAGGACGAGGGCGTCGCCATCGACTTTCGTCAGAGCGACAGCGAGACCGAGATCATGAGCTGGATCAAGCAGGGGCGCGGCGTGACGGCGGGTCTGATCCTGAATCCCGCCGGCTTCACCTCGACCTCAATCGCGATTCTCGACGCGCTGCTGATCTACGACCTGCCAATTATCGAGGTGCATATATCGCCGCTGTTCCGTCGCGACGAGTTCCGGCAGCTCTCCTACCCCTCCAAGGCCGCCTCGGCCAAGATCGAGGGCTGCGGCATCCGGGGTTACGAATTCGCGCTGCGCAAACTGGCCGAATGGGCGCGGGGTTGA
- a CDS encoding MerR family transcriptional regulator: MQIKEAATSLKLSARILRHYEQVGLLKPSRDANGYRRYSPGDLRKAGRIRDMIATGFSTRGGGWLWRHA, translated from the coding sequence ATGCAAATCAAGGAAGCGGCGACGTCCCTCAAGCTTAGCGCGCGCATTCTGCGACACTACGAGCAGGTGGGCCTGCTCAAACCGTCGCGAGATGCCAACGGGTATCGCAGGTATAGCCCTGGCGATTTGAGGAAAGCGGGCCGGATCCGCGACATGATCGCGACCGGCTTCTCGACGCGGGGGGGGGGCTGGCTATGGCGCCATGCCTGA